In Nematostella vectensis chromosome 11, jaNemVect1.1, whole genome shotgun sequence, a genomic segment contains:
- the LOC5505258 gene encoding ralA-binding protein 1 isoform X5, protein MESAKLHPQIQCFSFAKLDFLLHGSSEHSPKGKKVKREKSRTLALPRIKAKKHQKKKEKEKEKEKDKKKKKSETPSSPPPKKPIFGIPLEKAVKQSILPDGVELPRLFREGIMYVEENGLNVEGIYRVSGVKSKVDALKELYDQGKQVDLKEYEPEVVASIVKQYLRELPESVLTMMLAPRFNELIGIQDKKEQLEKTKQLLAELPSPNRTLLAWTMVHMGHVIDKASENKMSLQNISIVLNPTMSISHGVLFIFLSNLAELFPNTQLTSYNGPLTFRLEEDEADLPSSPDAIATALAKQEAILANLHKELNASKDDNSEGQDELLWEVQRKVTQLKRKLRVARRSSESKLAEEQRKSAKSEAEEHDELIKLLEASEAELLIEQEELTATGAELRKQLQAERSEIERLTEEISLVLADKDADPVFSDNERGSESSGSDTEVDEVELDNIYKDLVKQNEELERKNTKLCHDLHDQREACAELKVQIRIFEQRGENEARAEQDKPQDDRPTKSPIAAS, encoded by the exons ATGGAGTCGGCAAAACTTCATCCTCAAATTCAATGTTTCTCTTTTGCAAAGTTAGATTTCTTGTTACACGGTTCTTCCGAGCACAG TCCCAAGGGAAAAAAGGTAAAGCGGGAAAAATCCAGAACGTTGGCGCTACCAAGAATCAAGGCTAAGAAAcaccaaaagaaaaaagagaaagagaaagaaaaggaaaaggataaaaagaagaagaaatctGAAACCCCTTCTTCGCCGCCGCCAA AAAAGCCTATATTTGGAATACCCCTAGAGAAAGCTGTAAAGCAAAGTATCTTGCCAGATGGTGTGGAATTGCCCCGCCTCTTCCGTGAGGGAATCATGTATGTGGAAGAAAATG GGCTTAATGTTGAAGGGATTTACAGAGTGTCTGGGGTCAAGTCTAAGGTTGACGCTTTGAAAGAACTCTATGACCAGG GAAAGCAAGTGGACTTGAAGGAATACGAGCCTGAGGTTGTAGCCAGTATCGTCAAGCAATATCTCAGAGAATTACCTGAGAGTGTCCTTACTATGATGCTAGCTCCTCGCTTTAATGAGCTTATTG GAATACAGGACAAAAAGGAACAGCTAGAGAAGACCAAGCAACTCCTTGCAGAGCTCCCCTCTCCCAATAGAACTCTACTAGCCTGGACAATGGTGCACATGGGCCATGTTATTGATAAG GCCTCAGAAAATAAAATGAGCCTTCAAAACATCAGCATAGTCCTAAATCCAACAATGAGTATCAGTCACGGCGTGCTCTTTATTTTCCTCTCAAACTTGGCAGAGCTTTTCCCAAATACACAACTTACCTC ATATAACGGCCCCCTGACATTTAGACTGGAGGAGGATGAAGCAGACTTGCCAAGTAGCCCAGA TGCAATTGCGACTGCATTGGCCAAACAAGAGGCAATCCTGGCCAATCTCCACAAGGAACTCAACGCCTCGAAAGATGACAAT TCTGAAGGACAAGATGAGCTTTTGTGGGAAGTCCAAAGAAAAGTCACACAACTAAAAAGAAAG ctgaGAGTCGCAAGGAGATCATCAGAATCAAAGCTTGCTGAGGAACAGAGGAAGTCTGCAAAATCAGAAGCAGAGGAACATGACG AGCTCATCAAACTCCTAGAAGCCTCTGAAGCCGAGTTATTGATTGAGCAAGAG GAGCTGACTGCTACTGGTGCCGAACTTCGTAAACAGTTACAGGCCGAGAGAAGCGAAATTGAGCGATTGACC GAGGAGATATCCCTAGTTCTTGCAGACAAAGACGCAGATCCGGTTTTCTCCGACAACGAACGAGGCTCAGAATCTTCAGGGAGCGACACG GAGGTTGACGAAGTAGAATTGGATAATATCTACAAAGACCTTGTAAAACAGAATGAAGAACTCGAG AGAAAAAACACTAAACTTTGTCACGACCTCCACGACCAGCGCGAGGCATGCGCAGAACTTAAGGTGCAAATCCGCATCTTTGAGCAACGAGGAGAGAATGAAGCACGGGCAGAACAGGACAAACCACAGGATGACCG CCCTACGAAATCTCCGATTGCAGCATCATAA
- the LOC5505258 gene encoding ralA-binding protein 1 isoform X1, with protein sequence MESAKLHPQIQCFSFAKLDFLLHGSSEHSPKGKKVKREKSRTLALPRIKAKKHQKKKEKEKEKEKDKKKKKSETPSSPPPKKPIFGIPLEKAVKQSILPDGVELPRLFREGIMYVEENGLNVEGIYRVSGVKSKVDALKELYDQGKQVDLKEYEPEVVASIVKQYLRELPESVLTMMLAPRFNELIGIQDKKEQLEKTKQLLAELPSPNRTLLAWTMVHMGHVIDKASENKMSLQNISIVLNPTMSISHGVLFIFLSNLAELFPNTQLTSYNGPLTFRLEEDEADLPSSPDAIATALAKQEAILANLHKELNASKDDNSEGQDELLWEVQRKVTQLKRKLRVARRSSESKLAEEQRKSAKSEAEEHDELIKLLEASEAELLIEQEELTATGAELRKQLQAERSEIERLTEEISLVLADKDADPVFSDNERGSESSGSDTEVDEVELDNIYKDLVKQNEELEVEKNTKLCHDLHDQREACAELKVQIRIFEQRGENEARAEQDKPQDDRVSRLPSIPRGSRAAPSRDVTSLRLTADEVRLMATNHRRTQSLYHRQHVSRVRSSFI encoded by the exons ATGGAGTCGGCAAAACTTCATCCTCAAATTCAATGTTTCTCTTTTGCAAAGTTAGATTTCTTGTTACACGGTTCTTCCGAGCACAG TCCCAAGGGAAAAAAGGTAAAGCGGGAAAAATCCAGAACGTTGGCGCTACCAAGAATCAAGGCTAAGAAAcaccaaaagaaaaaagagaaagagaaagaaaaggaaaaggataaaaagaagaagaaatctGAAACCCCTTCTTCGCCGCCGCCAA AAAAGCCTATATTTGGAATACCCCTAGAGAAAGCTGTAAAGCAAAGTATCTTGCCAGATGGTGTGGAATTGCCCCGCCTCTTCCGTGAGGGAATCATGTATGTGGAAGAAAATG GGCTTAATGTTGAAGGGATTTACAGAGTGTCTGGGGTCAAGTCTAAGGTTGACGCTTTGAAAGAACTCTATGACCAGG GAAAGCAAGTGGACTTGAAGGAATACGAGCCTGAGGTTGTAGCCAGTATCGTCAAGCAATATCTCAGAGAATTACCTGAGAGTGTCCTTACTATGATGCTAGCTCCTCGCTTTAATGAGCTTATTG GAATACAGGACAAAAAGGAACAGCTAGAGAAGACCAAGCAACTCCTTGCAGAGCTCCCCTCTCCCAATAGAACTCTACTAGCCTGGACAATGGTGCACATGGGCCATGTTATTGATAAG GCCTCAGAAAATAAAATGAGCCTTCAAAACATCAGCATAGTCCTAAATCCAACAATGAGTATCAGTCACGGCGTGCTCTTTATTTTCCTCTCAAACTTGGCAGAGCTTTTCCCAAATACACAACTTACCTC ATATAACGGCCCCCTGACATTTAGACTGGAGGAGGATGAAGCAGACTTGCCAAGTAGCCCAGA TGCAATTGCGACTGCATTGGCCAAACAAGAGGCAATCCTGGCCAATCTCCACAAGGAACTCAACGCCTCGAAAGATGACAAT TCTGAAGGACAAGATGAGCTTTTGTGGGAAGTCCAAAGAAAAGTCACACAACTAAAAAGAAAG ctgaGAGTCGCAAGGAGATCATCAGAATCAAAGCTTGCTGAGGAACAGAGGAAGTCTGCAAAATCAGAAGCAGAGGAACATGACG AGCTCATCAAACTCCTAGAAGCCTCTGAAGCCGAGTTATTGATTGAGCAAGAG GAGCTGACTGCTACTGGTGCCGAACTTCGTAAACAGTTACAGGCCGAGAGAAGCGAAATTGAGCGATTGACC GAGGAGATATCCCTAGTTCTTGCAGACAAAGACGCAGATCCGGTTTTCTCCGACAACGAACGAGGCTCAGAATCTTCAGGGAGCGACACG GAGGTTGACGAAGTAGAATTGGATAATATCTACAAAGACCTTGTAAAACAGAATGAAGAACTCGAGGTAGA AAAAAACACTAAACTTTGTCACGACCTCCACGACCAGCGCGAGGCATGCGCAGAACTTAAGGTGCAAATCCGCATCTTTGAGCAACGAGGAGAGAATGAAGCACGGGCAGAACAGGACAAACCACAGGATGACCG CGTCTCTAGATTACCCAGCATACCTCGGGGGTCGCGCGCCGCGCCCAGTCGTGACGTCACCAGCCTGCGTCTGACAGCTGACGAGGTCAGACTGATGGCGACCAATCATCGCCGGACACAGTCCCTTTACCACAGGCAGCACGTCAGCAGAGTCCGATCATCTTTCATATGA
- the LOC5505258 gene encoding ralA-binding protein 1 isoform X3: MSEREDEDRREKKKDKEKEKGQRYKAFHSDASDESDEELEEIRPKGKKVKREKSRTLALPRIKAKKHQKKKEKEKEKEKDKKKKKSETPSSPPPKKPIFGIPLEKAVKQSILPDGVELPRLFREGIMYVEENGLNVEGIYRVSGVKSKVDALKELYDQGKQVDLKEYEPEVVASIVKQYLRELPESVLTMMLAPRFNELIGIQDKKEQLEKTKQLLAELPSPNRTLLAWTMVHMGHVIDKASENKMSLQNISIVLNPTMSISHGVLFIFLSNLAELFPNTQLTSYNGPLTFRLEEDEADLPSSPDAIATALAKQEAILANLHKELNASKDDNSEGQDELLWEVQRKVTQLKRKLRVARRSSESKLAEEQRKSAKSEAEEHDELIKLLEASEAELLIEQEELTATGAELRKQLQAERSEIERLTEEISLVLADKDADPVFSDNERGSESSGSDTEVDEVELDNIYKDLVKQNEELEVEKNTKLCHDLHDQREACAELKVQIRIFEQRGENEARAEQDKPQDDRVSRLPSIPRGSRAAPSRDVTSLRLTADEVRLMATNHRRTQSLYHRQHVSRVRSSFI, encoded by the exons ATGTCGGAGCGCGAAGATGAAGATCGCagagagaagaaaaaagacaagGAAAAAGAGAAAGGGCAGAGGTACAAAGCCTTTCACTCGGATGCTAGCGATGAATCAGACGAGGAGCTTGAAGAAATACG TCCCAAGGGAAAAAAGGTAAAGCGGGAAAAATCCAGAACGTTGGCGCTACCAAGAATCAAGGCTAAGAAAcaccaaaagaaaaaagagaaagagaaagaaaaggaaaaggataaaaagaagaagaaatctGAAACCCCTTCTTCGCCGCCGCCAA AAAAGCCTATATTTGGAATACCCCTAGAGAAAGCTGTAAAGCAAAGTATCTTGCCAGATGGTGTGGAATTGCCCCGCCTCTTCCGTGAGGGAATCATGTATGTGGAAGAAAATG GGCTTAATGTTGAAGGGATTTACAGAGTGTCTGGGGTCAAGTCTAAGGTTGACGCTTTGAAAGAACTCTATGACCAGG GAAAGCAAGTGGACTTGAAGGAATACGAGCCTGAGGTTGTAGCCAGTATCGTCAAGCAATATCTCAGAGAATTACCTGAGAGTGTCCTTACTATGATGCTAGCTCCTCGCTTTAATGAGCTTATTG GAATACAGGACAAAAAGGAACAGCTAGAGAAGACCAAGCAACTCCTTGCAGAGCTCCCCTCTCCCAATAGAACTCTACTAGCCTGGACAATGGTGCACATGGGCCATGTTATTGATAAG GCCTCAGAAAATAAAATGAGCCTTCAAAACATCAGCATAGTCCTAAATCCAACAATGAGTATCAGTCACGGCGTGCTCTTTATTTTCCTCTCAAACTTGGCAGAGCTTTTCCCAAATACACAACTTACCTC ATATAACGGCCCCCTGACATTTAGACTGGAGGAGGATGAAGCAGACTTGCCAAGTAGCCCAGA TGCAATTGCGACTGCATTGGCCAAACAAGAGGCAATCCTGGCCAATCTCCACAAGGAACTCAACGCCTCGAAAGATGACAAT TCTGAAGGACAAGATGAGCTTTTGTGGGAAGTCCAAAGAAAAGTCACACAACTAAAAAGAAAG ctgaGAGTCGCAAGGAGATCATCAGAATCAAAGCTTGCTGAGGAACAGAGGAAGTCTGCAAAATCAGAAGCAGAGGAACATGACG AGCTCATCAAACTCCTAGAAGCCTCTGAAGCCGAGTTATTGATTGAGCAAGAG GAGCTGACTGCTACTGGTGCCGAACTTCGTAAACAGTTACAGGCCGAGAGAAGCGAAATTGAGCGATTGACC GAGGAGATATCCCTAGTTCTTGCAGACAAAGACGCAGATCCGGTTTTCTCCGACAACGAACGAGGCTCAGAATCTTCAGGGAGCGACACG GAGGTTGACGAAGTAGAATTGGATAATATCTACAAAGACCTTGTAAAACAGAATGAAGAACTCGAGGTAGA AAAAAACACTAAACTTTGTCACGACCTCCACGACCAGCGCGAGGCATGCGCAGAACTTAAGGTGCAAATCCGCATCTTTGAGCAACGAGGAGAGAATGAAGCACGGGCAGAACAGGACAAACCACAGGATGACCG CGTCTCTAGATTACCCAGCATACCTCGGGGGTCGCGCGCCGCGCCCAGTCGTGACGTCACCAGCCTGCGTCTGACAGCTGACGAGGTCAGACTGATGGCGACCAATCATCGCCGGACACAGTCCCTTTACCACAGGCAGCACGTCAGCAGAGTCCGATCATCTTTCATATGA
- the LOC5505258 gene encoding ralA-binding protein 1 isoform X4, which yields MESAKLHPQIQCFSFAKLDFLLHGSSEHSPKGKKVKREKSRTLALPRIKAKKHQKKKEKEKEKEKDKKKKKSETPSSPPPKKPIFGIPLEKAVKQSILPDGVELPRLFREGIMYVEENGLNVEGIYRVSGVKSKVDALKELYDQGKQVDLKEYEPEVVASIVKQYLRELPESVLTMMLAPRFNELIGIQDKKEQLEKTKQLLAELPSPNRTLLAWTMVHMGHVIDKASENKMSLQNISIVLNPTMSISHGVLFIFLSNLAELFPNTQLTSYNGPLTFRLEEDEADLPSSPDAIATALAKQEAILANLHKELNASKDDNSEGQDELLWEVQRKVTQLKRKLRVARRSSESKLAEEQRKSAKSEAEEHDELIKLLEASEAELLIEQEELTATGAELRKQLQAERSEIERLTEEISLVLADKDADPVFSDNERGSESSGSDTEVDEVELDNIYKDLVKQNEELEVEKNTKLCHDLHDQREACAELKVQIRIFEQRGENEARAEQDKPQDDRPTKSPIAAS from the exons ATGGAGTCGGCAAAACTTCATCCTCAAATTCAATGTTTCTCTTTTGCAAAGTTAGATTTCTTGTTACACGGTTCTTCCGAGCACAG TCCCAAGGGAAAAAAGGTAAAGCGGGAAAAATCCAGAACGTTGGCGCTACCAAGAATCAAGGCTAAGAAAcaccaaaagaaaaaagagaaagagaaagaaaaggaaaaggataaaaagaagaagaaatctGAAACCCCTTCTTCGCCGCCGCCAA AAAAGCCTATATTTGGAATACCCCTAGAGAAAGCTGTAAAGCAAAGTATCTTGCCAGATGGTGTGGAATTGCCCCGCCTCTTCCGTGAGGGAATCATGTATGTGGAAGAAAATG GGCTTAATGTTGAAGGGATTTACAGAGTGTCTGGGGTCAAGTCTAAGGTTGACGCTTTGAAAGAACTCTATGACCAGG GAAAGCAAGTGGACTTGAAGGAATACGAGCCTGAGGTTGTAGCCAGTATCGTCAAGCAATATCTCAGAGAATTACCTGAGAGTGTCCTTACTATGATGCTAGCTCCTCGCTTTAATGAGCTTATTG GAATACAGGACAAAAAGGAACAGCTAGAGAAGACCAAGCAACTCCTTGCAGAGCTCCCCTCTCCCAATAGAACTCTACTAGCCTGGACAATGGTGCACATGGGCCATGTTATTGATAAG GCCTCAGAAAATAAAATGAGCCTTCAAAACATCAGCATAGTCCTAAATCCAACAATGAGTATCAGTCACGGCGTGCTCTTTATTTTCCTCTCAAACTTGGCAGAGCTTTTCCCAAATACACAACTTACCTC ATATAACGGCCCCCTGACATTTAGACTGGAGGAGGATGAAGCAGACTTGCCAAGTAGCCCAGA TGCAATTGCGACTGCATTGGCCAAACAAGAGGCAATCCTGGCCAATCTCCACAAGGAACTCAACGCCTCGAAAGATGACAAT TCTGAAGGACAAGATGAGCTTTTGTGGGAAGTCCAAAGAAAAGTCACACAACTAAAAAGAAAG ctgaGAGTCGCAAGGAGATCATCAGAATCAAAGCTTGCTGAGGAACAGAGGAAGTCTGCAAAATCAGAAGCAGAGGAACATGACG AGCTCATCAAACTCCTAGAAGCCTCTGAAGCCGAGTTATTGATTGAGCAAGAG GAGCTGACTGCTACTGGTGCCGAACTTCGTAAACAGTTACAGGCCGAGAGAAGCGAAATTGAGCGATTGACC GAGGAGATATCCCTAGTTCTTGCAGACAAAGACGCAGATCCGGTTTTCTCCGACAACGAACGAGGCTCAGAATCTTCAGGGAGCGACACG GAGGTTGACGAAGTAGAATTGGATAATATCTACAAAGACCTTGTAAAACAGAATGAAGAACTCGAGGTAGA AAAAAACACTAAACTTTGTCACGACCTCCACGACCAGCGCGAGGCATGCGCAGAACTTAAGGTGCAAATCCGCATCTTTGAGCAACGAGGAGAGAATGAAGCACGGGCAGAACAGGACAAACCACAGGATGACCG CCCTACGAAATCTCCGATTGCAGCATCATAA
- the LOC5505258 gene encoding ralA-binding protein 1 isoform X2 yields MESAKLHPQIQCFSFAKLDFLLHGSSEHSPKGKKVKREKSRTLALPRIKAKKHQKKKEKEKEKEKDKKKKKSETPSSPPPKKPIFGIPLEKAVKQSILPDGVELPRLFREGIMYVEENGLNVEGIYRVSGVKSKVDALKELYDQGKQVDLKEYEPEVVASIVKQYLRELPESVLTMMLAPRFNELIGIQDKKEQLEKTKQLLAELPSPNRTLLAWTMVHMGHVIDKASENKMSLQNISIVLNPTMSISHGVLFIFLSNLAELFPNTQLTSYNGPLTFRLEEDEADLPSSPDAIATALAKQEAILANLHKELNASKDDNSEGQDELLWEVQRKVTQLKRKLRVARRSSESKLAEEQRKSAKSEAEEHDELIKLLEASEAELLIEQEELTATGAELRKQLQAERSEIERLTEEISLVLADKDADPVFSDNERGSESSGSDTEVDEVELDNIYKDLVKQNEELERKNTKLCHDLHDQREACAELKVQIRIFEQRGENEARAEQDKPQDDRVSRLPSIPRGSRAAPSRDVTSLRLTADEVRLMATNHRRTQSLYHRQHVSRVRSSFI; encoded by the exons ATGGAGTCGGCAAAACTTCATCCTCAAATTCAATGTTTCTCTTTTGCAAAGTTAGATTTCTTGTTACACGGTTCTTCCGAGCACAG TCCCAAGGGAAAAAAGGTAAAGCGGGAAAAATCCAGAACGTTGGCGCTACCAAGAATCAAGGCTAAGAAAcaccaaaagaaaaaagagaaagagaaagaaaaggaaaaggataaaaagaagaagaaatctGAAACCCCTTCTTCGCCGCCGCCAA AAAAGCCTATATTTGGAATACCCCTAGAGAAAGCTGTAAAGCAAAGTATCTTGCCAGATGGTGTGGAATTGCCCCGCCTCTTCCGTGAGGGAATCATGTATGTGGAAGAAAATG GGCTTAATGTTGAAGGGATTTACAGAGTGTCTGGGGTCAAGTCTAAGGTTGACGCTTTGAAAGAACTCTATGACCAGG GAAAGCAAGTGGACTTGAAGGAATACGAGCCTGAGGTTGTAGCCAGTATCGTCAAGCAATATCTCAGAGAATTACCTGAGAGTGTCCTTACTATGATGCTAGCTCCTCGCTTTAATGAGCTTATTG GAATACAGGACAAAAAGGAACAGCTAGAGAAGACCAAGCAACTCCTTGCAGAGCTCCCCTCTCCCAATAGAACTCTACTAGCCTGGACAATGGTGCACATGGGCCATGTTATTGATAAG GCCTCAGAAAATAAAATGAGCCTTCAAAACATCAGCATAGTCCTAAATCCAACAATGAGTATCAGTCACGGCGTGCTCTTTATTTTCCTCTCAAACTTGGCAGAGCTTTTCCCAAATACACAACTTACCTC ATATAACGGCCCCCTGACATTTAGACTGGAGGAGGATGAAGCAGACTTGCCAAGTAGCCCAGA TGCAATTGCGACTGCATTGGCCAAACAAGAGGCAATCCTGGCCAATCTCCACAAGGAACTCAACGCCTCGAAAGATGACAAT TCTGAAGGACAAGATGAGCTTTTGTGGGAAGTCCAAAGAAAAGTCACACAACTAAAAAGAAAG ctgaGAGTCGCAAGGAGATCATCAGAATCAAAGCTTGCTGAGGAACAGAGGAAGTCTGCAAAATCAGAAGCAGAGGAACATGACG AGCTCATCAAACTCCTAGAAGCCTCTGAAGCCGAGTTATTGATTGAGCAAGAG GAGCTGACTGCTACTGGTGCCGAACTTCGTAAACAGTTACAGGCCGAGAGAAGCGAAATTGAGCGATTGACC GAGGAGATATCCCTAGTTCTTGCAGACAAAGACGCAGATCCGGTTTTCTCCGACAACGAACGAGGCTCAGAATCTTCAGGGAGCGACACG GAGGTTGACGAAGTAGAATTGGATAATATCTACAAAGACCTTGTAAAACAGAATGAAGAACTCGAG AGAAAAAACACTAAACTTTGTCACGACCTCCACGACCAGCGCGAGGCATGCGCAGAACTTAAGGTGCAAATCCGCATCTTTGAGCAACGAGGAGAGAATGAAGCACGGGCAGAACAGGACAAACCACAGGATGACCG CGTCTCTAGATTACCCAGCATACCTCGGGGGTCGCGCGCCGCGCCCAGTCGTGACGTCACCAGCCTGCGTCTGACAGCTGACGAGGTCAGACTGATGGCGACCAATCATCGCCGGACACAGTCCCTTTACCACAGGCAGCACGTCAGCAGAGTCCGATCATCTTTCATATGA
- the LOC5505276 gene encoding chitinase domain-containing protein 1, whose product MAQFLQCVLLILLLFVCMENVQVDGTLSKKAKQKKNKKLKNQQAVSNVITRGLVTETPRIRDILKHHSKYYKNVSLQNFEGDVLAYVTPWNSHGYDVAKAFGAKFTYVCPVWLQIKRRKSGSISIEGSHDIDKGWLEDVKKSNDKAKILPRVLFDQWTYNDFHIVLSSEPALTSLVDVVTSFCQNHGFDGVVLEVWSQYSGDTKEGLYLLVSKLADALHKAKMKLILVIPPPIHAGNKRGTFDKNDFELLFPVLDGFSLMTYDYSSPGRPGPNAPIAWVNDCVLALSPEAGKQRSKIMMGLNFYGFDYSVTGSGAITYERYLELLEKNKDGKLTWEKTSAEHLMKFSSAGGDHMVWYPTLKSIQARLDLARDLGVSIAIWEIGQGLDYFYDLL is encoded by the exons ATGGCGCAGTTCCTGCAGTGCGTTTTGTTGATTTTGCTTCTGTTTGTTTGTATGGAGAACGTTCAAGTGGATGGAACACTTTCGAAGAAAGCTAAAcagaaaaagaataaaaaacttAAG AATCAGCAAGCCGTTTCTAATGTGATCACAAGAGGCTTGGTTACAGAGACTCCCCGTATCCGGGATATTCTGAAGCACCACTCTAAATACTACAAAAATGTGTCTCTTCAGAACTTTGAGGGTGATGTCTTGGCCTATGTTACACCC TGGAACTCCCATGGTTATGATGTTGCTAAGGCTTTTGGTGCCAAGTTTACTTATGTCTGCCCAGTCTGGCTacagataaaaagaag AAAGTCTGGTTCAATATCGATAGAAGGAAGCCATGATATTGATAAAG GGTGGCTTGAAGATGTCAAAAAATCAAATGACAAGGCCAAAATTT tgcCTAGAGTTCTGTTTGATCAGTGGACATATAATGACTTCCATATTGTGCTCTCAAGTGAGCCTGCACTGACATCTTTAGTAGATGTTGTCACCTCTTTTTGTCAG AATCATGGCTTTGATGGAGTTGTTTTAGAGGTGTGGAGTCAGTATTCTGGTGACACTAAAGA GGGTCTGTACTTGTTGGTGAGCAAGTTGGCCGACGCCCTTCACAAAGCGAAGATGAAGCTTATCTTGGTCATTCCACCGCCTATCCATGCAGG CAATAAAAGAGGCACATTCGACAAAAACGACTTCGAGCTATTGTTCCCAGTCCTCGATGGCTTTAGTCTGATGACGTACGACTACTCTTCGCCTGGGAGGCCTGGGCCTAATGCACCCATAGCCTGGGTTAATGACTGTGTGCTGGCCCTAAGTCCAGAGGCTGGCAAACAGCGCTCCAAAATCATGATGGGATTGAACTTCTATGGGTTTGACTACTCTGTAACAGGCTCGGGAG CCATCACATATGAAAG ATACCTTGAGTTGCTTGAAAAGAATAAGGATGGAAAGTTGACCTGGGAAAAAACCTCCGCAGAACACCTCATGAAATTCTC ATCCGCTGGAGGTGATCACATGGTGTGGTATCCAACTCTCAAG